The following coding sequences are from one Methanomassiliicoccales archaeon window:
- a CDS encoding TIM barrel protein gives MYYFGPAGYPEGSKGPLDALERIRALGLNALEVQFVRQVMISEEKARLVGEKGRDSGILLSVHAPYYINFNSPNKETIKKSVEWVLKSARAADAMGAWIVVVHAGSYGTASPEVATKNIIRGIKSCRKKLEDEGIGVYIGLETMGKKGYWGTPQEIAKVVEEIEGTCPVIDFAHLHARSDRGIKTEEDFERLIRYFEEIYNGHLHIHFSSVEFTGAGEKKHLPLDAKSPDFALLAPCLKKRSYDITVISETPLLEKDAAKMKEILLNLED, from the coding sequence GTGTACTATTTCGGACCTGCGGGATATCCAGAGGGTAGTAAAGGGCCGCTTGATGCCCTTGAACGGATTAGAGCTCTAGGTCTCAACGCGCTCGAGGTGCAGTTTGTCAGACAGGTCATGATTTCCGAAGAGAAGGCACGATTGGTCGGCGAAAAAGGAAGGGATTCTGGTATTCTGCTGAGTGTCCACGCACCATATTACATTAATTTTAACTCGCCAAACAAAGAAACGATTAAGAAAAGCGTGGAATGGGTTTTGAAATCGGCGAGGGCTGCTGATGCAATGGGCGCATGGATCGTTGTCGTTCATGCTGGCTCCTATGGAACTGCGTCCCCAGAAGTCGCGACGAAGAATATTATTCGGGGTATCAAGAGCTGCCGAAAGAAGCTCGAAGATGAAGGTATCGGGGTATATATCGGGCTCGAGACGATGGGCAAGAAAGGATATTGGGGGACGCCTCAAGAGATTGCAAAAGTCGTTGAAGAGATTGAAGGGACATGCCCAGTAATCGATTTTGCGCATCTTCATGCGAGGAGTGATCGCGGAATCAAGACAGAAGAAGATTTTGAAAGGCTGATAAGATATTTTGAAGAAATCTACAATGGGCATCTTCATATCCATTTTAGCTCCGTTGAATTCACTGGTGCCGGCGAGAAAAAACACTTGCCCCTCGATGCAAAATCTCCCGACTTTGCGCTTCTCGCCCCCTGTCTCAAGAAGAGGTCTTACGACATCACCGTCATCAGCGAGACGCCATTGCTTGAAAAGGACGCAGCAAAGATGAAAGAGATACTATTGAATCTGGAGGATTAG
- a CDS encoding sulfide-dependent adenosine diphosphate thiazole synthase — MAERLSDLCKWTVWPPVSEVVLISNNKFIKEDCCFMNNSKSDGCRLMPIDEVIITRNIVERFSREFIENLDVDVVIAGAGPSSLTAARYLARGGKRVVIFERRLSPGGGMWGGGMTFPVIVVQEESKFLLEEIGVRLRNEGNGYYTADSVESSAKMIAAAIDAGARLFNAITVEDVMIRDSKVTGVVINWSAVDIANLHVDPVSVRAKYVIDATGHAAEICKIVQQKAGKLRTPSGRIEGEKSMWAEVGEKMTVENTVEVFPNLYVTGMACNAVMGAPRMGPIFGGMLLSGKKVAELILSRKE, encoded by the coding sequence ATGGCCGAGAGGCTCTCAGATTTGTGTAAGTGGACAGTATGGCCTCCAGTTTCCGAAGTTGTTCTTATTTCAAACAACAAATTCATAAAGGAAGATTGTTGTTTCATGAACAACTCTAAATCGGACGGGTGTCGTCTCATGCCAATTGACGAGGTTATAATTACGAGAAATATCGTCGAACGGTTTTCGAGAGAGTTTATCGAAAACCTCGATGTGGACGTTGTTATTGCGGGTGCTGGTCCGTCGTCCCTCACTGCGGCGAGATACCTAGCAAGGGGAGGAAAACGGGTTGTTATTTTCGAAAGGCGTCTCTCGCCCGGTGGTGGCATGTGGGGGGGCGGAATGACTTTCCCGGTCATCGTCGTGCAGGAGGAATCGAAGTTCCTTCTCGAGGAGATAGGAGTCAGGCTAAGAAACGAAGGTAACGGCTACTACACAGCGGATTCAGTCGAATCATCAGCCAAAATGATTGCTGCAGCAATCGATGCAGGTGCTCGACTCTTTAACGCGATTACAGTCGAGGACGTAATGATCAGGGACTCTAAGGTGACTGGAGTTGTCATAAACTGGAGTGCTGTGGATATTGCGAACCTTCATGTCGACCCAGTAAGCGTGAGGGCAAAATACGTGATCGACGCGACAGGTCATGCGGCGGAGATCTGTAAGATTGTGCAACAAAAAGCAGGAAAACTGCGCACGCCATCAGGCAGGATCGAGGGCGAGAAGAGTATGTGGGCAGAGGTCGGCGAAAAGATGACCGTCGAGAACACCGTCGAGGTATTCCCGAACCTTTACGTCACTGGTATGGCGTGCAACGCTGTAATGGGTGCGCCTAGGATGGGCCCGATCTTCGGCGGTATGCTCCTGTCAGGAAAGAAAGTTGCCGAACTCATCTTGAGCAGAAAGGAATGA
- the dnaA gene encoding chromosomal replication initiator protein DnaA, whose protein sequence is MLIEAGFPDARVIEKTSGGEGVLSNIIDRIKKESFSGYARIGLRQPQSESEGVILFEAGEPIGALYVDRRGQNNAEKIYRGERALEFIFEDSQYSNASISLHTGLDPRDILKRFEGAEIKGFQVVPSFSTPPPSKPVDLSVLAGNMNAVAKKIESWAREGFVVSRLLDIYLDDPDKASRILPHFEANVERARALIERLRFLNKVGIEREVESILRKAMDPERIEEAEIEFDLLAKRIERSEKEKLAEKEIRLDIERKKQNERIDHVYDLILQYHKMRALGTEKRARCPKCGEVLDRDGFCSKCNEFVTQKPQYGRAINPRYTFSQFVVGHSNRFAVAAAKAVASNPGTAYNPLFIYSRSGLGKTHLLHAIGNEILERHQNLLVIYTSMEKFETELIEAISLNKVEEFRKAHSKVDVLLIDDVQFIAGRERTQEELFQIFNDLLENERQIVLASDRLPKEIPSLSERLLTRFESGLIADIQPPDYETRVAILEKKVREERIAVPKEVLEFIANVCRDNVRQLEGGLNRIVAFSSLMRTDIDLALAKEVLSHEAEGMRIKEFKFDLAGGQSYLVEEPKPEVAHRAFVSKVQEGYKGLAITRGHPRNLAGKLGQLQATIYWLTDRESTVVQTLPPSLERIMLVIEEFIRTNEKCVILLDDIQYLISNTTFEGIVRFIRSVVDEISETPSIFVVSVNEESLSPQDRSILEREMEVLKTS, encoded by the coding sequence TTGCTGATCGAAGCGGGATTCCCTGACGCAAGAGTCATCGAAAAAACAAGTGGTGGTGAGGGAGTTTTATCGAATATTATCGATAGAATCAAAAAGGAATCCTTTTCTGGTTATGCTAGAATAGGTCTACGGCAACCACAGAGTGAATCAGAAGGTGTGATTCTCTTTGAAGCTGGCGAGCCGATAGGTGCCCTATACGTCGACAGGAGGGGGCAGAATAACGCTGAGAAAATTTACAGGGGCGAGAGGGCACTGGAGTTCATTTTCGAGGATTCACAGTATTCAAACGCATCGATCTCCCTACATACTGGGTTAGACCCGAGGGATATTTTGAAGAGATTCGAGGGGGCTGAGATCAAGGGTTTCCAAGTCGTACCCTCTTTTTCAACCCCACCACCATCAAAACCCGTCGACCTAAGTGTCCTCGCTGGTAACATGAATGCGGTCGCGAAGAAAATTGAAAGTTGGGCCCGCGAAGGTTTCGTCGTGTCCCGATTGCTGGATATATATCTGGATGATCCGGATAAGGCTTCAAGAATTCTCCCGCATTTTGAGGCGAATGTCGAAAGGGCGAGAGCTCTTATCGAGCGTCTACGTTTTCTGAATAAGGTAGGGATCGAAAGGGAAGTCGAATCAATCCTCCGGAAAGCGATGGATCCTGAACGGATTGAGGAGGCTGAAATTGAATTCGATCTTCTCGCAAAGAGGATAGAGAGATCAGAAAAGGAGAAGCTTGCGGAGAAAGAGATCCGCCTCGATATTGAGAGGAAGAAACAGAACGAGCGGATCGATCACGTCTATGACCTCATCCTCCAGTATCATAAGATGAGGGCTCTCGGCACGGAGAAAAGGGCGAGATGTCCGAAATGCGGTGAGGTCTTAGATCGTGATGGTTTCTGCTCAAAATGCAACGAGTTCGTTACGCAAAAACCTCAATATGGAAGGGCGATTAACCCCCGTTACACTTTTTCACAGTTTGTCGTAGGTCACAGCAATAGGTTTGCAGTTGCTGCGGCGAAAGCCGTCGCGAGCAACCCAGGAACCGCATACAATCCTCTTTTCATTTACAGCAGATCTGGTCTGGGAAAAACTCACCTCTTGCATGCGATCGGTAACGAGATTCTCGAGAGGCATCAGAATCTATTGGTTATTTACACCTCAATGGAAAAATTCGAAACAGAGCTCATCGAGGCAATATCGTTGAACAAAGTAGAAGAATTTCGAAAAGCCCACTCGAAAGTTGACGTGCTCTTGATCGATGATGTGCAATTTATTGCTGGCAGAGAGCGAACGCAGGAAGAGCTATTCCAGATCTTTAACGATCTCCTTGAGAATGAAAGGCAGATTGTGCTCGCTTCTGACCGGTTGCCGAAGGAGATCCCATCGTTATCAGAGAGACTTCTGACACGCTTTGAATCCGGACTTATTGCGGATATTCAGCCGCCTGATTACGAAACACGCGTCGCGATCCTAGAAAAGAAGGTGAGGGAAGAGCGAATCGCTGTGCCGAAAGAGGTACTTGAGTTCATTGCAAATGTCTGCAGGGACAATGTGAGGCAGCTCGAAGGTGGCCTCAACAGGATCGTTGCGTTCTCTTCGCTCATGCGCACCGACATAGACCTCGCACTCGCGAAAGAGGTCTTGAGTCACGAAGCAGAAGGGATGCGCATCAAAGAATTCAAATTCGACCTCGCCGGCGGTCAAAGTTATTTAGTCGAAGAGCCGAAACCTGAGGTTGCGCACAGAGCGTTCGTTTCAAAGGTCCAGGAGGGCTACAAAGGGCTCGCTATCACAAGGGGGCACCCGAGGAACCTTGCCGGTAAGCTGGGACAACTCCAAGCCACAATTTATTGGCTCACAGACCGCGAATCAACTGTAGTACAGACCTTACCGCCGTCCCTGGAAAGAATCATGCTCGTGATCGAAGAGTTTATCAGAACGAATGAAAAATGCGTCATTCTTCTTGACGATATCCAGTATTTGATCAGCAACACGACCTTTGAGGGAATCGTTAGGTTCATCAGAAGCGTTGTCGATGAGATCTCAGAGACCCCTTCAATTTTTGTCGTCTCGGTTAATGAGGAGAGCCTTAGCCCACAGGATAGATCGATCCTGGAGAGGGAAATGGAAGTCCTCAAGACCTCCTGA
- a CDS encoding DNA glycosylase, which translates to MNIRPINLDYTLGCGQVFRWRRHKDWWVGVVGARVIELKQENDFIEVRGDADEYFLRQYFRADDHVERIYGDISKDDYISNLVKRYRGLRLIRQDPWECSASFVLATYANIPRIEKMIENLCMAFGKRIDSYHYSFPTPESIVGDETAVHRCGLGFRCNRFVQFARRVYDGSINFDELREMEYEDCVRTLKKFEGVGDKVADCIALFSLDQLEAFPIDVRIARAVRKHYGVEGNYKKVSKFCRSYFGVYAGYAQEFIYLSEAKSNTGLTFIDERVSQSTRGQMH; encoded by the coding sequence ATGAATATAAGGCCGATCAATCTGGACTATACGCTCGGTTGTGGACAAGTCTTTCGATGGAGAAGGCATAAGGATTGGTGGGTCGGAGTTGTTGGCGCGAGGGTTATTGAACTGAAACAGGAAAATGATTTCATCGAAGTACGCGGAGACGCTGATGAATATTTCCTCCGCCAGTATTTCAGAGCGGACGATCATGTTGAGCGGATTTACGGCGATATCTCCAAAGACGACTATATCTCAAATCTCGTTAAACGATACAGAGGATTGAGACTGATCAGGCAAGACCCCTGGGAGTGTTCCGCATCTTTCGTGCTTGCTACCTACGCAAACATTCCGCGCATTGAGAAGATGATTGAAAACCTGTGCATGGCCTTTGGAAAGAGGATCGACAGCTACCATTATTCTTTCCCCACACCAGAGAGCATCGTGGGAGATGAGACGGCTGTACATCGTTGCGGTCTCGGTTTTCGTTGCAATAGGTTCGTCCAATTTGCCAGGCGTGTCTATGACGGCAGCATCAATTTTGATGAGCTCAGGGAAATGGAATACGAGGATTGCGTCCGAACACTAAAGAAATTTGAGGGGGTCGGAGACAAGGTCGCAGATTGCATCGCGCTCTTTTCTCTCGATCAACTAGAGGCTTTTCCGATCGATGTCAGGATTGCAAGGGCCGTGAGAAAACACTATGGTGTTGAAGGAAATTATAAAAAAGTTAGCAAATTCTGCCGATCGTATTTTGGTGTCTACGCTGGTTACGCTCAGGAGTTTATCTATCTCTCAGAGGCGAAAAGCAATACGGGGTTAACTTTCATTGATGAGAGAGTTAGTCAATCCACGCGGGGGCAGATGCATTGA
- a CDS encoding class I SAM-dependent methyltransferase, protein MRKLKKGRSSSERSDTSDKGEFETLDEYEASAKYYDIWTEDFRDDIDFYVQLIETAGPPILVCMCGTGRVLIPLAKKGYEVTGVDRSSAMLDRCAEKIELLDEKTQERIDIIQGDVRSFKTSKRFKLVILPYNSFMHLLDTADQEEALRNISAHMAGDGLLTIAIINPKFSKVGGALYHAGTKLTPEGEIISRFESWDYDLASQRIMIHYFYDISRQDRPLRRVTTTFTLRYSSYREMVELLKRCDFDVLDVYGDYAFSPFKKDSELMIFLARKMR, encoded by the coding sequence ATGAGAAAATTAAAGAAAGGCAGGAGTTCCTCAGAAAGATCGGATACAAGCGATAAGGGGGAGTTTGAAACCCTGGATGAGTACGAGGCATCAGCGAAATACTACGATATCTGGACAGAAGACTTTAGAGACGACATCGACTTCTATGTTCAGCTCATCGAAACGGCGGGACCACCGATTCTCGTCTGCATGTGTGGCACAGGCAGAGTTCTGATCCCACTCGCCAAAAAGGGTTATGAAGTGACCGGCGTGGATAGAAGCTCAGCGATGCTCGATCGATGCGCCGAGAAGATTGAACTCCTCGATGAAAAGACACAGGAAAGAATTGATATTATCCAGGGTGATGTGAGGTCATTTAAGACATCGAAACGATTCAAACTAGTGATCCTTCCTTACAACTCATTCATGCATCTCCTCGACACTGCGGATCAGGAGGAGGCACTAAGGAACATTTCCGCGCATATGGCTGGCGATGGTTTGCTTACAATTGCCATCATTAATCCAAAGTTTTCCAAGGTTGGCGGAGCACTTTACCATGCTGGCACGAAATTGACGCCCGAGGGTGAAATCATTTCTCGGTTCGAGTCGTGGGACTACGATCTGGCTTCGCAGAGAATCATGATTCACTATTTTTATGATATCTCGAGACAGGACAGGCCGTTAAGACGTGTCACGACGACATTCACGCTTCGATACTCCAGTTACAGGGAGATGGTCGAACTGCTCAAGCGGTGCGATTTTGACGTACTCGATGTTTACGGAGACTACGCGTTCTCGCCGTTCAAAAAAGATAGCGAACTCATGATATTCCTGGCCAGGAAGATGCGATGA
- a CDS encoding adenosine-specific kinase, with protein sequence MKIESVLIEKPHDTNVIIGQSHFIKTVEDLYEALITSVPGIKFGVAFCEASQDRLVRVDGNDEELKSCASRNAMRVGAGHSFIIVLRNAYPINVMKNIRDVPEICSIFCATANEVEVIVAESQRGRGIIGVIDGQPPIGVESDEKIKERQEFLRKIGYKR encoded by the coding sequence ATGAAGATCGAATCGGTGCTCATCGAGAAACCTCACGATACGAACGTCATTATCGGTCAGTCGCATTTCATCAAGACGGTAGAGGACCTCTATGAGGCACTCATTACTTCTGTACCTGGCATTAAATTTGGGGTCGCGTTTTGCGAGGCGTCTCAAGACAGACTGGTGAGGGTTGATGGCAATGATGAAGAATTGAAATCCTGTGCAAGCCGCAATGCGATGAGGGTCGGTGCAGGACATTCCTTCATCATTGTTCTGCGTAACGCATATCCGATCAATGTGATGAAGAACATCAGAGACGTTCCAGAAATCTGTTCGATCTTCTGTGCGACTGCAAATGAGGTCGAAGTGATTGTCGCAGAATCGCAGCGGGGACGTGGGATCATCGGTGTGATCGATGGCCAGCCACCAATAGGGGTCGAGAGCGATGAGAAAATTAAAGAAAGGCAGGAGTTCCTCAGAAAGATCGGATACAAGCGATAA
- a CDS encoding zinc ribbon domain-containing protein: protein MKANRSGNNEGRDQIEFDCPECGTHIVGEVSKCPKCGVEFVIEEIIEIECPNCGAAVPAELERCPKCNARLEISKEGAEKIETSAGGEAGATGTAIEEPPVGVEARAAEEKEIELRKQFPLLVEEVKSLLAMANEFNIEVNEAKRFIDKAVRAGKQRDVVSAVNFVQESLARAKSTIEEKIAREIEDLEKLAEVSSQIGSDPKAILQSLEVIKAKINTGDLRGALIEIENAKGVARQITGRYIEASEMCEALEKLIKNSEYLYVDVREARRLLNEARDAGKHGDWTMMGVLAKKGREELLKMLPDVLEEELKKSKETLLDAKAAGKDVSSLIKILKDGAVAFKRNDVEETLERLIEFKAEMKRLS from the coding sequence TTGAAAGCCAACCGCTCTGGAAATAATGAAGGTCGTGATCAAATCGAGTTCGATTGCCCTGAGTGTGGGACTCATATCGTTGGGGAAGTCTCAAAATGCCCTAAATGTGGCGTCGAATTTGTAATCGAAGAGATCATCGAAATTGAATGCCCCAATTGCGGAGCGGCTGTACCAGCCGAACTCGAACGGTGCCCGAAGTGCAATGCAAGGTTGGAAATCTCAAAAGAGGGAGCTGAGAAAATCGAGACATCAGCGGGAGGAGAAGCTGGAGCGACGGGAACGGCGATCGAAGAACCGCCGGTAGGGGTTGAGGCAAGGGCAGCCGAAGAAAAGGAGATCGAATTGAGAAAACAATTCCCCCTCCTCGTCGAGGAGGTCAAGTCACTCCTTGCGATGGCAAATGAATTCAATATTGAAGTAAACGAGGCGAAGCGGTTCATCGACAAGGCGGTTAGGGCTGGAAAACAGAGAGATGTTGTTTCTGCAGTTAATTTTGTACAGGAAAGTCTGGCTCGGGCAAAGAGTACCATTGAGGAAAAGATTGCTAGGGAAATCGAAGATCTCGAAAAGCTCGCGGAAGTCTCAAGTCAAATAGGCTCGGATCCAAAGGCGATCCTTCAGTCGTTAGAGGTCATCAAAGCAAAGATAAACACCGGTGATTTGAGGGGTGCCTTGATCGAAATAGAAAATGCCAAGGGCGTCGCCAGGCAGATCACAGGGCGCTATATAGAAGCGAGTGAGATGTGTGAAGCTCTTGAGAAACTTATTAAGAATTCCGAGTATCTCTATGTCGATGTCAGGGAGGCGAGAAGGCTTCTCAATGAAGCTCGGGATGCAGGGAAGCACGGCGATTGGACGATGATGGGCGTTCTCGCAAAGAAAGGGAGGGAAGAGCTGCTAAAAATGCTTCCAGATGTCTTAGAAGAAGAGTTAAAGAAATCGAAGGAAACGCTCCTCGATGCGAAGGCTGCAGGTAAAGATGTCAGTTCCCTTATCAAGATTCTGAAAGATGGGGCTGTCGCCTTTAAGAGAAACGATGTTGAGGAAACACTCGAGAGACTCATCGAGTTCAAGGCCGAAATGAAGCGCCTCTCGTGA
- a CDS encoding helix-turn-helix domain-containing protein, with product MKIPCELIVWYVLPSIRRELARELVEKHGMTQAEVARRFGVTDAAISQYLKSKRGTSREIETSEKYEEFKREVERAAMRILNGSDIVTETCRICEMVKKCGMLVSIYESYTGVRAPQCICPRVD from the coding sequence ATGAAGATCCCATGTGAGCTGATTGTTTGGTATGTGCTGCCTTCGATACGCAGAGAACTGGCAAGGGAACTCGTCGAAAAGCACGGGATGACGCAAGCCGAGGTCGCCCGCCGTTTCGGGGTAACCGATGCCGCGATCTCACAGTATTTGAAATCAAAGCGCGGTACGAGCAGGGAGATCGAGACAAGTGAAAAGTACGAGGAATTTAAGAGAGAGGTAGAGCGAGCAGCCATGAGGATCCTAAATGGATCGGACATTGTGACAGAGACTTGCAGAATTTGCGAAATGGTCAAGAAGTGCGGTATGCTCGTTTCGATTTACGAAAGCTATACGGGTGTCAGAGCGCCTCAATGCATCTGCCCCCGCGTGGATTGA